In Thermococcus stetteri, the following proteins share a genomic window:
- a CDS encoding ATP-dependent DNA ligase has product MRYSELADLYRRLEKTTLKTLKTKFVADFLKKTPDELLEIVPYLILGKVFPDWDERELGVGEKLLIKAVSMATGVPEKDIEDSVRDTGDLGESIALAIKKKKQKSFFSQPLTIKRVYDTFVKIAEAQGEGSQDRKMKYLANLFMDAEPEEGKYIARTVLGTMRTGVAEGILRDAIAEAFKVKPELVERAYMLTSDFGYVAKIAKLEGNEGLSEVKIQIGKPIRPMLAQNAASVKDALMEMGGEAAFEIKYDGARVQVHKDGDKVIVYSRRLENVTRSIPEVVEAIRASIKPEKAIVEGELVAVGEGGRPRPFQYVLRRFRRKYNIDEMIEKIPLELNLFDVMFVDGESLIETKFIDRRKKLEEIVEESEKIKLAEQLITRSAEEAEAFYKRALELGHEGVMAKRLDAVYEPGNRGKKWLKVKPTMEDLDLVIIGAEWGEGRRAHLLGSFLVAAYDPHSGEFVPVGKVGSGFTDEDLAEFTKMLKPHIVRQEGKFVEIEPKFVIEVTYQEIQRSPKYKSGFALRFPRYVALREDKSPEEADTIERVAELYKLQEKFKAKK; this is encoded by the coding sequence GGCCGACTTTCTGAAAAAGACTCCAGATGAGCTCCTTGAGATAGTCCCATACCTTATCCTCGGAAAGGTCTTTCCAGATTGGGACGAGAGGGAGCTCGGCGTAGGGGAAAAACTCCTCATAAAGGCAGTTTCCATGGCAACGGGCGTCCCGGAAAAGGATATAGAGGACTCCGTTAGGGACACGGGCGACCTCGGCGAGAGCATTGCCCTTGCCATCAAGAAAAAGAAGCAGAAGAGCTTCTTCTCACAGCCACTAACTATAAAGAGGGTCTACGACACCTTCGTAAAGATAGCCGAGGCCCAGGGCGAGGGAAGCCAGGACAGGAAGATGAAGTACCTCGCAAACCTCTTCATGGATGCCGAACCGGAGGAGGGGAAGTACATAGCGAGAACCGTTCTCGGAACGATGCGTACTGGAGTCGCTGAGGGAATCCTTAGGGACGCGATAGCCGAGGCGTTCAAGGTGAAGCCGGAGCTCGTTGAGAGGGCCTACATGCTGACGAGCGACTTCGGCTACGTGGCAAAGATAGCCAAGCTCGAGGGCAACGAGGGGCTCTCGGAGGTCAAGATACAGATAGGGAAGCCGATAAGGCCGATGCTCGCCCAGAACGCGGCGAGCGTTAAAGATGCCCTCATGGAGATGGGTGGGGAAGCTGCCTTCGAGATAAAGTACGATGGCGCGAGGGTTCAGGTTCATAAAGATGGGGACAAGGTGATAGTTTACTCAAGAAGGCTGGAGAACGTCACGAGATCCATTCCCGAGGTTGTAGAGGCAATAAGGGCTTCCATAAAGCCGGAGAAGGCAATAGTAGAGGGGGAACTCGTTGCAGTGGGCGAAGGTGGAAGGCCGAGGCCCTTCCAGTATGTCCTGAGGCGCTTTAGGAGGAAGTACAACATCGACGAGATGATAGAGAAGATACCGCTCGAGCTCAACCTCTTCGACGTCATGTTCGTTGACGGCGAGAGCCTCATAGAAACTAAGTTCATTGACAGAAGGAAGAAGCTTGAGGAGATCGTTGAGGAGAGCGAGAAGATAAAGCTCGCCGAGCAGTTAATAACGAGGAGCGCAGAGGAAGCGGAAGCTTTCTACAAGAGAGCCCTTGAACTCGGCCACGAGGGGGTCATGGCGAAGAGGCTTGACGCCGTCTACGAGCCCGGAAACCGCGGAAAGAAGTGGCTCAAGGTCAAGCCCACTATGGAAGACCTCGACCTAGTCATCATCGGAGCTGAGTGGGGTGAGGGCAGAAGGGCACACCTGCTCGGCTCGTTCTTAGTTGCCGCTTACGACCCGCACAGTGGAGAGTTCGTTCCGGTTGGAAAGGTCGGGAGCGGCTTCACCGACGAAGATCTGGCGGAGTTCACGAAGATGCTCAAGCCCCACATCGTGAGGCAGGAAGGAAAGTTCGTCGAGATAGAGCCCAAGTTCGTAATCGAGGTTACTTACCAGGAGATACAGAGAAGCCCGAAGTACAAGAGCGGCTTCGCCCTGAGGTTCCCGCGCTACGTCGCGCTTAGGGAGGATAAAAGTCCAGAAGAGGCCGACACGATAGAGAGAGTTGCCGAGCTCTACAAGCTCCAAGAAAAATTCAAGGCAAAGAAGTGA
- the pyrE gene encoding orotate phosphoribosyltransferase, producing the protein MKSSKDEIIQLFFDEEAILFGHFILTSGKESDYYINVKKLITNPHALKLIARLMAEEVQKRGIAFDRVAGPELGAVPIATALALETEKPLVIVRKKPKGHGTGSQLEGEVKPGDRVLLVEDVTTTGGSVLRAAEVLERNGARIASVLVVVDREEGAEDAVGTKYPFIPLVRVSELFARREKLQEEQAK; encoded by the coding sequence ATGAAGAGCTCAAAAGATGAGATTATACAACTCTTTTTTGATGAAGAAGCGATACTCTTCGGGCACTTCATACTAACATCTGGAAAGGAGAGCGACTACTACATAAACGTCAAGAAGCTCATCACAAACCCTCACGCACTTAAGCTCATAGCAAGGCTCATGGCAGAGGAGGTGCAGAAAAGGGGGATAGCCTTTGACAGGGTCGCCGGACCCGAACTCGGAGCGGTTCCGATAGCAACTGCCCTCGCCCTAGAGACTGAAAAGCCGCTCGTCATCGTCAGGAAGAAGCCAAAGGGACACGGGACGGGGAGTCAGCTTGAAGGTGAAGTAAAGCCCGGGGATAGAGTTCTCCTAGTGGAGGACGTTACAACGACGGGGGGAAGTGTCCTCAGGGCCGCAGAAGTCCTCGAAAGGAATGGGGCGAGAATAGCATCTGTACTTGTTGTCGTTGACAGGGAAGAAGGCGCGGAAGATGCAGTAGGAACAAAATACCCATTCATACCTTTGGTCAGGGTGTCAGAGCTTTTTGCCAGACGGGAGAAGCTTCAGGAAGAGCAAGCGAAGTGA
- a CDS encoding MinD/ParA family ATP-binding protein, with product MVAIVVTGRGGAGKTTMSANLSTYFSLNGYKTLAIDGDLYLPKLAFHFGIYNPITNLHTLLSCPDAQLKDSIYHDVKTGVDVLPGSSRLFDVLHMDEKKLRSIVREAGDNYDVTFIDSPVGISFDTISTFRLAQYQLIIVELGRCPVHSFRKMVENEVDKLKALGEAYGLKVGVILNKVREEKPVVDDIVEYLEESVGVPVVGVIPFDPAVPVSQNRGVPVVVNAPIPMLLRKWELLEMCSEIGSSVLR from the coding sequence GTGGTCGCTATTGTCGTTACAGGAAGAGGTGGAGCAGGAAAGACGACTATGAGTGCAAACCTTTCAACTTATTTTTCTTTGAACGGGTATAAGACACTCGCAATCGATGGTGACCTGTATCTACCAAAGCTTGCTTTTCACTTTGGGATTTACAACCCTATTACAAACCTCCATACCCTCCTCTCCTGCCCCGATGCCCAGCTTAAGGACTCAATCTACCACGATGTGAAGACTGGTGTTGACGTTCTCCCAGGTAGCTCAAGACTGTTCGATGTTCTCCACATGGACGAGAAAAAGCTCAGGAGCATCGTACGCGAGGCGGGGGACAACTACGATGTAACCTTCATAGATTCGCCCGTTGGGATCTCCTTTGACACTATCTCAACGTTCAGGCTCGCCCAGTATCAGCTCATTATCGTAGAGCTCGGTAGGTGCCCGGTTCACTCTTTCAGGAAGATGGTAGAGAACGAAGTTGACAAGCTTAAAGCCCTAGGAGAGGCGTACGGTCTCAAAGTTGGCGTTATACTGAACAAGGTTCGTGAAGAGAAGCCTGTGGTAGATGACATCGTAGAGTACCTTGAGGAGAGCGTTGGTGTTCCCGTTGTGGGCGTAATTCCTTTTGATCCGGCCGTTCCAGTTAGTCAAAACAGAGGTGTTCCAGTCGTTGTAAATGCCCCCATTCCCATGCTACTAAGGAAATGGGAATTACTGGAGATGTGCTCAGAGATTGGATCTTCGGTGTTGAGATAA
- a CDS encoding ArsR family transcriptional regulator has protein sequence MFGRRKDVVYKVLSTKKRAVALHKLSAELETPAPALLKTVRELESEGLVEVFYGVDKASIMVRAKTLEDYFSSEV, from the coding sequence ATGTTCGGCCGCCGTAAGGATGTAGTTTACAAGGTGTTGAGTACCAAGAAGAGGGCGGTGGCCCTCCACAAGCTGAGTGCAGAGCTTGAGACACCCGCTCCGGCCCTGCTTAAGACCGTTAGGGAACTTGAGTCGGAGGGTCTCGTTGAAGTCTTCTACGGCGTTGATAAGGCCTCCATCATGGTCCGTGCTAAGACCCTTGAGGACTACTTTAGTTCGGAGGTATAG
- the rlmD gene encoding 23S rRNA (uracil(1939)-C(5))-methyltransferase RlmD translates to MRGTIERLSDEGLGIVKANKREVLVPYTAPGDIVEVLRWRRKKRKLIATDFKVLEESSTRTEPKCPYFGVCGGCLLQHLPYEKQLEFKKEKLSTYIDMDVDVMPSPVIYGHRNRIDVVVSTKGIGFRRYGTWWDVVDIEECPVFGPASRKVLKSLRNFIEEENPTLYEIGKNKGFLRYIVMREGKFTGELMVNLVTSEGTLPESFPEYFPYATSIYWSVNRTESDVSYGDVERYWGEPFIRERLDDVTYLIHPNSFFQTNSYQAVSLVRKVAEFVDGEKVLDLYSGVGTFGVYLAKRGFKVEGIEINPFAVEMAKKNAQINEIDAEFRVGEDKDVNSLSEYDTVIVDPPRAGLHPKLVRKILKDRPETLVYVSCNPKTLSQNLKELSESYKIEEVIGLDMFPHTPHVEAVVQLKRV, encoded by the coding sequence ATAAGGGGAACCATCGAAAGGCTCAGCGACGAAGGACTTGGGATAGTTAAGGCCAACAAAAGGGAGGTTCTCGTCCCGTATACTGCTCCAGGTGACATCGTGGAAGTGCTCCGCTGGAGGCGGAAGAAGAGGAAGCTCATAGCGACGGATTTCAAGGTTTTAGAAGAGTCCTCGACAAGAACGGAACCCAAATGCCCGTACTTTGGCGTATGCGGAGGCTGTCTTCTGCAACACCTTCCCTACGAGAAGCAGCTGGAGTTCAAGAAAGAGAAGCTATCAACGTATATTGACATGGACGTTGACGTCATGCCCTCTCCAGTAATCTACGGCCACAGGAACAGGATAGATGTTGTAGTAAGCACGAAGGGAATAGGGTTCCGGAGATACGGAACGTGGTGGGATGTAGTTGACATTGAAGAGTGTCCCGTTTTTGGACCGGCAAGCAGGAAGGTCCTAAAGTCCTTGAGGAACTTTATAGAAGAGGAGAACCCGACACTGTATGAAATAGGTAAGAATAAGGGCTTTCTCAGATACATCGTTATGAGGGAAGGTAAGTTCACCGGAGAGCTCATGGTGAACCTCGTAACTTCGGAGGGCACGCTTCCCGAAAGTTTTCCTGAATACTTCCCGTATGCAACGTCCATCTACTGGAGCGTGAACCGGACTGAAAGCGACGTCTCCTACGGCGATGTCGAGAGGTACTGGGGCGAGCCCTTCATAAGGGAGAGGCTCGACGACGTAACGTACCTCATCCACCCGAACAGCTTCTTCCAGACGAACAGCTACCAGGCCGTCAGCCTCGTCCGGAAAGTGGCCGAATTCGTTGATGGTGAGAAGGTTCTAGACTTGTACTCAGGTGTTGGGACGTTTGGAGTTTACCTAGCTAAGCGAGGCTTCAAGGTAGAGGGTATCGAGATAAACCCGTTCGCAGTTGAGATGGCAAAGAAAAACGCCCAGATCAACGAGATCGACGCTGAATTCCGCGTTGGTGAGGACAAAGACGTTAACAGCCTCTCCGAATACGACACGGTAATAGTTGACCCCCCTAGAGCCGGCCTTCATCCCAAGCTCGTGAGGAAAATCTTAAAAGACAGACCTGAAACCCTCGTGTACGTGTCCTGCAATCCAAAGACGCTCTCTCAAAACCTCAAGGAGCTCTCGGAAAGCTACAAAATTGAAGAGGTCATCGGCCTCGACATGTTCCCCCACACACCCCACGTTGAGGCGGTTGTTCAACTCAAAAGGGTTTGA
- the lrpA gene encoding HTH-type transcriptional regulator LrpA: protein MLDERDKIILEMLTKDARTPFTEIAKVLGISETAVRKRVKALEEAGVIKQYTIVVDPAKLGYNLVSITGVDTKPEKIFEVANKLKEFDFVKHVYLTSGDHMIMAEVWARDGEHLSEIISEKIGRIDGVTKVCPAIILEKMK, encoded by the coding sequence ATGTTAGACGAGAGGGATAAGATCATACTCGAGATGCTCACCAAGGACGCCCGGACGCCCTTCACCGAGATAGCCAAAGTGCTTGGGATAAGCGAAACTGCTGTGAGAAAGAGGGTGAAGGCCCTTGAGGAGGCTGGGGTGATAAAGCAGTACACGATCGTCGTTGACCCGGCAAAGCTCGGCTACAACCTGGTCAGCATTACAGGCGTCGATACGAAGCCTGAGAAGATATTTGAGGTTGCCAACAAGCTCAAGGAGTTCGACTTCGTCAAGCACGTCTACCTGACCAGCGGCGACCACATGATAATGGCAGAGGTATGGGCCAGGGACGGAGAGCACCTTTCCGAGATAATCTCAGAGAAGATAGGAAGAATCGACGGCGTTACCAAGGTCTGCCCTGCGATCATCCTCGAGAAGATGAAGTGA
- a CDS encoding aldolase, whose translation MRTAKAQLVKYSRKAHERGLTAAFGGNLSIRVGDLVFIKATGSVMDEMTPEQVAVVTLNGRQVSGVRPSSEYRLHLAVYRERSDVKAIAHLHPPYSIVASTLLTGELPILTPEAELYLGRIPIAPFKPAGTEELAEVVAEKIREANAVLMERHGIVAVGKSLREAFYKAELVEESAKLWYLSRK comes from the coding sequence ATGAGAACCGCAAAAGCTCAGCTTGTAAAGTACTCCAGGAAAGCCCATGAGAGAGGCCTGACTGCGGCATTCGGAGGGAACTTGAGCATAAGGGTGGGTGATCTCGTCTTCATCAAGGCCACCGGCTCCGTGATGGACGAAATGACTCCTGAGCAGGTTGCTGTCGTTACCCTCAATGGAAGGCAGGTGAGCGGCGTTAGACCCTCATCAGAATACCGCCTGCACCTTGCAGTCTATCGGGAAAGATCCGACGTTAAGGCCATCGCCCACTTGCACCCGCCGTACTCGATAGTTGCTTCCACCCTGCTCACTGGAGAACTCCCAATTCTCACTCCAGAGGCCGAGCTATATCTTGGCAGGATTCCAATAGCACCCTTTAAACCTGCTGGAACGGAAGAACTGGCAGAGGTAGTTGCCGAAAAAATCAGGGAAGCGAACGCGGTCCTCATGGAGAGGCACGGAATTGTGGCCGTCGGAAAAAGCCTTAGGGAAGCGTTCTACAAGGCCGAACTCGTAGAAGAGAGTGCAAAGCTCTGGTATCTGAGCAGGAAATGA
- a CDS encoding UPF0147 family protein, translating to MSELIQQIVQVLKEQVVQDTVVPRNIRRAAEQAIEVLLDESRDPAVRAADAIAILEEISEDPNMPMHTRTIIWEVLGALEQVK from the coding sequence ATGAGCGAGCTCATCCAGCAGATTGTGCAGGTTCTCAAGGAGCAGGTCGTTCAGGACACCGTCGTTCCTAGGAACATCAGGAGGGCCGCCGAGCAGGCTATCGAAGTTCTCCTCGATGAGAGCCGCGATCCAGCCGTCAGGGCTGCCGATGCTATAGCCATCCTCGAGGAGATCAGCGAAGACCCGAACATGCCGATGCACACGAGGACCATAATATGGGAGGTTCTCGGTGCCCTTGAGCAGGTCAAGTGA
- the cobO gene encoding cob(I)yrinic acid a,c-diamide adenosyltransferase: MSWRDRLGLVHIYTGNGKGKTTAAFGLAVRMLGSGGEVAIVQFMKAPKVYGEQKKIEECGALIESFGLPGFVHGKPSEEDIKAAKRALERAKELASSGEWDLVILDEICVALGFGMLDVEEVKELIKEKAENTELVLTGRYCPEELFELVDYVTEMREVKHPYQRGILARRGVEY; the protein is encoded by the coding sequence ATGAGCTGGAGGGACAGACTTGGTTTGGTCCACATCTACACCGGCAACGGGAAAGGGAAGACCACGGCTGCGTTTGGCCTTGCAGTGCGGATGCTGGGTTCAGGTGGAGAGGTGGCGATAGTGCAGTTCATGAAGGCTCCAAAAGTTTACGGAGAGCAGAAGAAGATAGAGGAGTGCGGCGCCCTCATCGAGTCCTTTGGTTTGCCCGGCTTTGTCCACGGAAAACCGAGTGAGGAGGACATAAAAGCGGCAAAAAGGGCACTGGAAAGGGCAAAAGAGCTGGCTTCAAGCGGTGAGTGGGACCTCGTTATCCTCGATGAGATATGCGTTGCTCTCGGCTTTGGAATGCTTGATGTTGAGGAAGTTAAGGAATTGATAAAGGAAAAAGCTGAAAACACCGAACTGGTTCTCACAGGAAGGTACTGCCCCGAGGAGCTTTTCGAACTGGTCGACTACGTGACGGAGATGAGGGAAGTTAAGCACCCGTACCAGAGAGGTATCCTGGCGAGGCGCGGTGTTGAGTACTGA
- the tpiA gene encoding triose-phosphate isomerase, translating into MAKLKEPIIAINFKTYIEATGKRALEIAKAAEKVWKETGITIVIAPQLADLRMIAESVEIPVFAQHIDPIKPGSHTGHVLPEAVKEAGAVGTLLNHSENRMILADLEASIRRAEEVGLMTMVCSNNPAVSAAVAALGPDYVAVEPPELIGTGIPVSKAKPEVVTNTVELVKKVNPDVGVLTGAGISTGEDVKKALELGSVGVLLASGVAKAKDPEKAIRDLVSLII; encoded by the coding sequence ATGGCGAAGCTGAAGGAGCCGATCATAGCGATAAACTTCAAGACCTACATCGAGGCCACCGGAAAGAGGGCCCTAGAGATAGCGAAGGCCGCTGAAAAGGTCTGGAAGGAGACGGGCATAACGATCGTCATCGCACCACAGCTGGCCGATCTGAGGATGATAGCCGAGAGCGTCGAAATCCCGGTCTTTGCACAGCACATAGACCCAATAAAGCCGGGAAGCCACACCGGCCACGTCCTTCCGGAGGCGGTTAAGGAAGCTGGAGCAGTCGGAACTCTCCTCAACCACTCTGAGAACAGGATGATCCTGGCCGACCTTGAGGCAAGCATAAGGCGCGCCGAAGAAGTCGGGCTGATGACGATGGTCTGCTCAAACAACCCTGCCGTTTCGGCTGCTGTAGCTGCCCTCGGCCCGGACTACGTCGCGGTTGAACCCCCTGAACTCATCGGAACTGGAATCCCTGTAAGCAAGGCCAAGCCAGAAGTCGTGACGAACACAGTCGAGCTCGTGAAGAAGGTGAACCCGGACGTTGGAGTTCTCACTGGAGCTGGCATCTCCACAGGAGAGGACGTCAAGAAGGCGCTCGAACTCGGAAGCGTTGGAGTCCTCCTCGCGAGCGGCGTCGCGAAGGCCAAGGACCCGGAGAAGGCGATAAGGGACCTCGTGTCTCTCATCATCTGA
- the coaD gene encoding phosphopantetheine adenylyltransferase has product MRKKYRKVVVGGTFDRLHLGHKALLRKAFEVGKIVYIGLTSDEMVRNKPYAEKILPYEHRLRDLLKFIEVNGYTDYRIIKIHTAIGFADSMKGLEAIVVSEETYKGALIVNRAREEKGLKPLDIVTIPIIKSYLGDKISSSLIRAGLIDPFGRPLHWKRNSPKDV; this is encoded by the coding sequence ATGAGAAAAAAGTACCGGAAGGTCGTCGTTGGCGGAACCTTCGACAGGCTCCACCTCGGCCACAAGGCCCTGCTCAGAAAGGCCTTCGAGGTTGGAAAGATAGTCTACATTGGCTTAACTTCCGATGAGATGGTCAGGAACAAGCCCTACGCCGAGAAGATACTTCCCTATGAGCACCGTCTCAGGGACCTTCTCAAGTTCATTGAGGTGAACGGCTACACTGACTACAGGATAATAAAGATACACACCGCTATCGGCTTTGCGGACAGCATGAAAGGCCTTGAGGCCATCGTTGTCAGCGAGGAAACCTACAAGGGTGCTCTCATTGTGAACAGGGCGCGCGAAGAGAAGGGTCTGAAGCCGCTCGATATTGTGACCATCCCGATCATAAAGAGCTACCTCGGAGACAAGATAAGCTCCTCCTTAATCCGTGCCGGCTTGATCGACCCCTTTGGAAGGCCTCTCCACTGGAAACGGAACTCTCCGAAAGACGTTTAA
- a CDS encoding acetate--CoA ligase family protein, whose amino-acid sequence MNLDFFFYPESVAVFGSFKRGAIAYEILRNIIEGGFEGRIIPVNPKGGTVEIGGKTFEIREKLDEPVNTAIIAVPAKIVPALIDEIGPLIKGAVVISAGFSEVGNEELERELVEKAGKHGVRLIGPNCAGIFGVHGKFFGSFEVRVKPGGLALISQSGAFGGAALAMGNDEGIGFSAFVSYGNAADLNESDFLEYFADDENTKAIALYIEGVKDGRRFLKALRYASSKKPVIVLKAGKSASGAKAAVSHTGSLAGSYEIYRAAFKQAGAIEVEEMEELFDAAKAFEMYPKAGKRVAVITNSGGPGVLATDKLERLDLEIAKLEEKTVEELRSFLPPQCSVKNPIDLIADADYERYKRTIEITCRDENVDALLIICVPPIFIPSEEVAKAVIDADCNKPVIVNFMAGELVREGVKLLDEHGIKNFPTPERAARALKWLSMR is encoded by the coding sequence ATGAACCTGGACTTCTTCTTTTACCCGGAGAGCGTCGCGGTCTTCGGATCGTTCAAGAGGGGAGCAATAGCCTACGAAATCCTAAGGAACATCATTGAAGGAGGCTTCGAGGGGAGGATAATTCCAGTGAATCCAAAGGGCGGAACCGTTGAAATCGGCGGCAAAACCTTTGAAATCAGGGAGAAGCTGGACGAGCCAGTCAATACTGCTATAATAGCTGTTCCAGCCAAAATCGTTCCGGCATTGATTGACGAGATAGGGCCGCTCATTAAGGGTGCCGTTGTAATAAGCGCGGGCTTTTCAGAGGTCGGCAACGAGGAGCTTGAGAGGGAGCTTGTGGAGAAAGCGGGGAAGCACGGCGTGAGGCTGATAGGGCCGAACTGTGCTGGCATTTTCGGCGTCCACGGGAAGTTCTTCGGGTCGTTTGAGGTTCGCGTTAAGCCCGGTGGACTGGCCCTCATAAGTCAGAGCGGCGCCTTCGGCGGAGCGGCGCTGGCAATGGGCAACGATGAAGGGATCGGCTTCTCGGCCTTCGTCTCCTACGGAAACGCGGCTGACCTAAACGAGAGCGATTTCTTAGAGTACTTCGCCGACGACGAGAACACAAAGGCGATAGCCCTCTACATCGAGGGCGTGAAGGACGGAAGGCGCTTCCTCAAAGCACTCCGCTATGCCTCATCGAAGAAGCCGGTCATAGTGCTCAAGGCCGGAAAGAGCGCGAGCGGCGCCAAGGCGGCTGTATCGCACACAGGCTCGCTGGCTGGCTCATACGAGATATACAGGGCGGCGTTCAAGCAGGCCGGGGCAATAGAGGTCGAGGAGATGGAGGAGCTGTTCGACGCGGCGAAGGCCTTCGAGATGTACCCAAAAGCCGGAAAGAGAGTCGCAGTCATCACAAACTCCGGGGGGCCTGGCGTTCTGGCAACGGACAAGCTCGAGAGGCTCGACCTTGAGATAGCGAAGCTAGAGGAGAAAACGGTCGAGGAGCTCCGCTCGTTCCTTCCGCCGCAGTGCTCCGTTAAGAACCCGATAGACCTCATTGCAGATGCCGACTACGAGCGCTATAAGAGGACGATCGAGATAACCTGCAGGGACGAGAACGTTGACGCGCTCCTCATCATCTGCGTGCCGCCGATATTCATTCCGAGCGAGGAAGTTGCAAAGGCCGTTATAGACGCCGATTGCAACAAGCCGGTTATAGTGAACTTCATGGCTGGAGAGCTCGTCAGGGAGGGCGTTAAACTCCTCGATGAACACGGCATCAAGAACTTCCCGACGCCGGAGAGGGCCGCGAGGGCCTTGAAGTGGCTCTCGATGAGGTAA
- a CDS encoding bifunctional N(6)-L-threonylcarbamoyladenine synthase/serine/threonine protein kinase: MIALGIEGTAHTLGIGIVTEKKVLANVFDTLTTEKGGIHPKEAAEHHARLLKPLLRKALETAGITMEDVDLIAFSQGPGLGPALRVVATAARALAIRYNKPIVGVNHCIAHVEITKMFGVKDPVGLYVSGGNTQVLALEGGRYRVFGETLDIGIGNAIDTFARELGIGFPGGPKIEKLALKGERYIELPYAVKGMDLSFSGILTEAVRKYRTGKYRIEDLAYSFQETAFAALVEVTERAVAHTGKQEVVLVGGVAANNRLREMLRIMTEDRGIDFFVPPYDLCRDNGAMIAYTGLRMYLGGVKFKIEDTVVKQKFRTDEVEVVWS; the protein is encoded by the coding sequence ATGATAGCGCTCGGCATAGAGGGAACCGCCCACACTCTCGGCATAGGGATAGTGACTGAAAAGAAAGTCCTGGCCAACGTATTTGATACTCTCACGACTGAAAAGGGTGGAATCCATCCAAAGGAGGCCGCTGAGCACCACGCGAGGCTACTGAAGCCGCTCCTCAGGAAGGCTCTTGAAACCGCTGGGATAACGATGGAAGACGTTGATCTCATAGCCTTCTCCCAGGGTCCGGGTCTCGGGCCCGCCCTGAGGGTCGTTGCAACCGCCGCGAGGGCGCTCGCGATAAGGTACAACAAGCCGATAGTCGGCGTGAACCACTGCATAGCCCACGTCGAGATAACCAAGATGTTCGGAGTTAAAGACCCGGTCGGCCTCTACGTGAGCGGTGGGAATACACAGGTTCTGGCCCTGGAAGGCGGCCGCTACCGCGTCTTCGGCGAGACCCTTGACATCGGCATAGGGAACGCCATAGACACTTTCGCTAGGGAACTAGGCATAGGCTTTCCTGGTGGCCCAAAGATAGAGAAGCTCGCGCTGAAGGGTGAGAGGTACATAGAACTCCCTTACGCCGTCAAGGGAATGGACTTGAGCTTTTCGGGGATACTCACCGAGGCCGTCAGGAAGTACCGCACGGGCAAGTACAGGATTGAAGACCTCGCCTACTCATTCCAGGAGACGGCCTTCGCGGCCCTCGTCGAGGTCACTGAGAGGGCGGTCGCCCACACGGGCAAGCAGGAGGTTGTCCTCGTTGGGGGAGTCGCCGCGAACAACAGGCTGCGCGAGATGCTAAGGATAATGACCGAGGATAGAGGAATTGACTTCTTCGTGCCGCCCTACGACCTCTGCAGGGACAACGGGGCGATGATAGCATACACTGGGCTGAGGATGTACCTCGGTGGAGTAAAGTTTAAGATTGAAGACACCGTAGTTAAACAGAAGTTCCGCACCGATGAGGTGGAAGTGGTATGGAGCTGA